In Alkalinema sp. FACHB-956, a single window of DNA contains:
- a CDS encoding HypC/HybG/HupF family hydrogenase formation chaperone encodes MCLAIPGELLRITNDDPLTRSGFVKFGGVTKEVNLAYVPEVKIGDYVIVHVGCAISILNAEQAQQIFTDLEAMAQAQESEEASDEISG; translated from the coding sequence ATGTGTCTTGCAATCCCTGGAGAACTACTGCGAATCACCAATGATGACCCATTGACCCGATCGGGATTCGTTAAATTTGGGGGCGTCACCAAAGAAGTCAATTTGGCCTATGTTCCAGAGGTCAAAATTGGGGATTATGTCATCGTTCATGTCGGCTGTGCGATTAGCATTCTCAACGCTGAGCAAGCCCAGCAAATCTTTACAGACCTCGAAGCCATGGCCCAAGCTCAGGAATCCGAGGAGGCATCGGATGAAATATCTGGATGA
- the hypD gene encoding hydrogenase formation protein HypD, translating to MKYLDEYRNASAIQQYAQAIADITTQPWTIMEICGGQTHTILKFGLEQLLPTHLTIIHGPGCPVCVTAIETIEQALWLAAQPPVIFCSFGDMLRVPGYDRDLLTLKAQGGDVRTVYSPLDAVKIAQANPDREVVFFAVGFETTAPATALAVHLAQQQQLTNFSMLVAHVLVPPAMEQLLAAQNCQIQGFLAAGHVCTVMGYGEYETIASRYRVPIVVTGFEPLDIMQGIYHCVQQLEAGTAQVENQYARSVQPQGNLTAQSFMQQVFEVCDRSWRGLGTIPNSGLRLKPSYAQFDTAQRFALPTGKPPSDTLENVQENVNDNANSTCISGLILQGLRKPYQCSVFGTKCTPEHPLGAPMVSSEGACAAYYHYQSLTHSHPSTSS from the coding sequence ATGAAATATCTGGATGAATATCGCAACGCATCCGCCATTCAGCAATACGCACAAGCAATAGCAGACATCACAACCCAGCCTTGGACAATCATGGAAATCTGTGGCGGCCAAACCCACACGATCCTGAAATTCGGCTTAGAACAACTCCTGCCCACCCACCTCACCATTATCCACGGCCCCGGCTGCCCCGTGTGCGTCACCGCGATCGAAACCATCGAACAAGCCCTCTGGCTCGCCGCCCAACCCCCAGTCATTTTCTGCTCCTTTGGGGACATGTTGCGCGTCCCCGGCTACGATCGAGACTTGCTCACCCTCAAAGCCCAGGGCGGCGATGTCAGAACCGTGTATTCGCCCTTAGATGCCGTCAAAATCGCCCAAGCTAATCCCGATCGCGAGGTCGTCTTTTTTGCCGTGGGTTTTGAAACCACCGCCCCCGCAACCGCCCTAGCCGTGCATCTAGCCCAGCAGCAGCAACTCACTAATTTTTCGATGTTGGTCGCCCATGTCCTCGTTCCCCCCGCAATGGAGCAATTGTTAGCGGCTCAAAACTGCCAAATTCAAGGCTTTTTAGCCGCAGGGCATGTTTGCACCGTCATGGGCTACGGTGAATACGAAACGATCGCCAGCCGTTATCGCGTTCCCATCGTCGTTACAGGGTTCGAGCCGTTGGATATTATGCAGGGAATCTATCACTGTGTGCAGCAGTTGGAAGCGGGAACTGCCCAAGTAGAAAATCAGTATGCCCGATCGGTTCAGCCCCAAGGGAATCTCACAGCCCAGTCATTTATGCAACAGGTGTTTGAGGTCTGCGATCGATCGTGGCGCGGCCTAGGAACCATCCCCAACAGCGGACTACGATTAAAGCCCAGTTACGCTCAATTTGACACAGCCCAGCGCTTTGCTCTACCCACAGGGAAGCCGCCCAGTGACACCTTAGAGAACGTCCAAGAAAACGTAAACGACAATGCCAATTCCACCTGCATCAGCGGTTTAATTCTACAAGGCTTACGGAAGCCCTACCAATGCTCCGTCTTTGGCACAAAATGCACCCCAGAGCATCCCCTCGGAGCCCCCATGGTTTCCTCTGAGGGAGCCTGTGCCGCCTATTACCATTATCAATCTCTGACCCATTCCCACCCGTCTACTTCGTCCTAA
- a CDS encoding SWIM zinc finger family protein, translating into MAKQNEFSRNWWGQRFIEALESFTETNRLSRGRSYARGNKVKSFTIADGHITAKVRGSVNPYFGVYKEPLYTTEIEFPLISEAQWAAIIALIATKAGFLSKLMMNEIPENIEEPFKTLGIHLLPQRRSDIITRCSCPDYSNPCKHIAGVYYLIAAELDRDPFLLFELRGIPRDRFQSLLAESPLGKAMSQGLNRSATPLTTIESFYPRPQLIPAEKPPSLKEFWMGSQSLPKESEPIEAIPISGILLKKQGDFPPFWEHQTSFLELMEEIYNRVKNNNKDIF; encoded by the coding sequence ATGGCAAAGCAAAACGAATTCAGTCGCAACTGGTGGGGCCAACGCTTTATCGAAGCCCTAGAATCCTTCACTGAAACCAATCGCCTCAGCCGAGGCCGCTCCTATGCCCGAGGCAACAAAGTCAAAAGCTTTACCATTGCAGATGGCCACATCACAGCCAAGGTCAGAGGCTCCGTTAACCCCTATTTTGGAGTTTATAAAGAACCCCTCTACACCACAGAAATTGAATTTCCTTTAATCAGCGAAGCCCAATGGGCCGCCATCATTGCCTTAATTGCCACCAAGGCCGGATTTCTGTCCAAATTAATGATGAATGAAATTCCAGAAAACATTGAAGAACCTTTCAAAACCCTAGGAATTCATCTCCTGCCCCAACGACGATCGGACATCATCACCCGTTGCTCCTGCCCCGACTACAGCAATCCCTGCAAACACATTGCAGGCGTTTATTACCTGATTGCCGCAGAACTCGATCGCGATCCATTTTTACTCTTTGAACTCCGAGGCATCCCCCGCGATCGCTTTCAATCCCTCCTCGCAGAATCCCCCCTGGGCAAAGCTATGTCCCAGGGACTCAATCGCAGTGCCACACCCTTAACGACGATCGAGAGTTTTTACCCCCGTCCCCAACTAATCCCCGCCGAAAAGCCCCCCAGTCTCAAGGAATTCTGGATGGGCAGCCAAAGCCTACCCAAGGAGAGCGAACCGATCGAAGCTATTCCCATTTCCGGCATTTTGTTAAAAAAACAAGGCGACTTTCCCCCATTTTGGGAACATCAAACATCCTTTCTTGAACTCATGGAAGAAATCTATAATCGCGTGAAAAATAATAACAAAGATATTTTCTAG
- a CDS encoding 1-acyl-sn-glycerol-3-phosphate acyltransferase, whose product MPSLHVQPRLEFIPQTFQPWVLRLLHLLLPFALRFRLRRWLPAGINQVEVIYPERLATAYHQFQQGKIRLLIAARHPEVDDPLSYLFVLSRTIPQVAQQRGIPLQQPIHAHFLYDRGMTIWAGNWLGWFFARIGGIPIHRGKSLDLKGLKAAREVLLNGQFPLAVAPEGATNGHSHIVSPLEPGVAQLGFWCVEDLVKADRPEQVWILPIGIQYHYASPPWRKLDDVISQLEQDTGLSQLPFSIPALNSPEQQIYQRLLRLGEHLIAQMEKFYQQFYHLSIALETNQDCKLDKSHQVDDHQHQQAHLITRLQTLLDIALTIAEQHFGLPSEGNIIQRCRRLEEAGWKIIYREDITNLQTLDPFSRGLADWAATEAQLALRHMRLVESFVAVTQPYLQTQLTVEQLAELTLILFDFVARIKGDKIPQRPQLGWRQTQVTIGQPISVSDRWPLYNRDRASAKQAVQDLTADLYHALAQGIPSYTTPQAQEAHPPKPL is encoded by the coding sequence ATCAACCAGGTAGAAGTGATCTATCCAGAACGTCTGGCTACAGCCTATCACCAATTTCAGCAGGGCAAAATTCGGCTTCTCATTGCCGCTCGTCATCCCGAAGTAGACGATCCCCTCAGCTATCTCTTTGTTCTTTCCCGCACCATTCCCCAAGTCGCCCAACAGCGCGGCATCCCACTGCAACAGCCGATTCATGCCCACTTTCTCTACGATCGCGGCATGACGATCTGGGCAGGGAACTGGTTAGGTTGGTTCTTTGCTCGGATTGGCGGTATTCCGATCCACCGAGGCAAAAGTCTGGATCTAAAAGGGTTAAAAGCCGCACGGGAAGTATTACTCAACGGGCAATTTCCCCTCGCTGTTGCCCCCGAAGGAGCCACCAACGGACATAGCCACATTGTCAGCCCCCTAGAACCCGGCGTTGCACAATTAGGGTTTTGGTGCGTAGAAGACCTCGTAAAAGCCGATCGACCAGAACAGGTTTGGATTTTACCGATCGGGATTCAGTACCATTACGCCTCACCTCCGTGGCGCAAACTTGATGACGTAATCAGCCAGCTAGAACAGGATACCGGGCTTTCCCAATTACCATTTTCCATCCCAGCCCTGAACAGCCCTGAACAGCAGATTTATCAACGGCTCTTGCGTTTAGGAGAACACTTGATCGCTCAGATGGAGAAATTTTATCAGCAGTTTTATCATCTGTCGATCGCACTAGAAACTAACCAAGATTGTAAATTAGATAAATCTCATCAGGTAGACGATCATCAACATCAACAAGCCCATTTAATTACACGACTGCAAACACTTTTAGACATCGCATTAACCATTGCAGAACAACATTTTGGGCTACCGTCTGAAGGAAACATTATCCAACGCTGCCGCCGTCTAGAAGAAGCCGGTTGGAAAATCATCTATCGCGAAGACATTACAAACTTACAAACCCTTGATCCCTTCAGCCGAGGGCTGGCCGATTGGGCTGCCACCGAAGCCCAGCTAGCCCTTCGCCATATGCGCCTTGTGGAAAGCTTCGTGGCTGTTACCCAGCCCTACCTGCAAACCCAACTCACCGTGGAGCAACTTGCAGAACTCACCCTCATCCTCTTCGATTTCGTTGCCCGCATCAAGGGAGATAAAATTCCCCAGCGACCTCAGTTGGGCTGGCGACAAACCCAAGTGACGATCGGTCAACCCATTTCCGTCAGCGATCGTTGGCCCTTGTACAATCGCGATCGTGCCTCCGCCAAGCAAGCCGTTCAAGATCTCACAGCCGATCTCTATCACGCCCTCGCGCAGGGAATCCCTTCCTACACAACGCCACAGGCACAGGAAGCCCATCCCCCGAAGCCGTTGTAG
- a CDS encoding DEAD/DEAH box helicase, translating to MDILHGTWIPDTDPEFIQTGQFYLWVETEENSRRKRSPETHPRHLRTPDLIPFLCETLGIKPYKNAAKDPHQALEADIIPRSFLLPTAKKQPLPSWEMARYLEAELPDRYEWQYWEIDCYATVIYLNYKTNVNNVIKFLNDLHFLTQYRLSDVQMGADLLFWYHYTQRFKQVILRDQYIPALKYREITPASPTPPRKTTRSKPAIAAAPPAFEIHPGWEIISEQYDTLIQTAISQMPLLCCAGFADPSEQACFYDRETLLRHFSECLLDEILIHTPRPTALEKKIQGTLLHACLDPSDPWTTAAALGLYEQWQQWRDRINQSQAPENFNLCFQLDEPQDPDDPWELVFQASPKTDPSHRIDLGLYWRTHRKDRHKLGLGQDFEQSLLLHLGYAARIYPKLWAGLETDRPSEITLNLSEAFDFLQESAWVLEAAGYQVLVPTWWTPKGRQRAKVRLRAHTQPKSSSESTGYFSATALASYDYELAIGDQTISEREWQTLVNSKMPMVQFRGKWMVLDQAKMKQMLEFWKKEREQKPELSLIDLMKFSAGSDDDVDLAVDHDRTLSAMIDRLNHPTQMEEIADPPTFQGQLRPYQRRGVSWLVYLESLGLNGCLADDMGMGKSAQVIARLVYEREQGHPKSPTRRRNASTIDRPIDLAPTLLIAPTSVVGNWGKEIEKFAPHLRFMLHHGADRIRDAKALKTAIADCDVVITSYTLARMDEALLSGQTWHRIVIDEAQNIKNPKAAQTKAILKLPSTHRLALTGTPVENRLMDLWSIFNFLNPGYLGKESQFRQSFEIPIQKDNNLSQSQTLKKLVEPFILRRVKTDPAIIQDLPDKVEQKCYCNLTKEQASLYQAVVKEISESIDQITGIKRKGMILATLTKLKQICNHPMQFLQDNSEFTATRSHKLERLLEMIEEIRSEGESLLIFTQFTEIGEALEKTFKQQHYNTYYLHGGTLRAKREKMIAEFQDPNTEPSIFILSLKAGGVGITLTRANHVFHFDRWWNPAVEDQATDRAFRIGQTKNVFVHKFIALGTLEEKIDQMIEDKKKLAGAIVGNDEAWLSELDNRAFKQLIALNKKAIVD from the coding sequence ATGGATATTTTGCACGGCACCTGGATTCCAGATACAGACCCAGAATTTATTCAAACCGGGCAATTTTACCTCTGGGTAGAAACAGAAGAAAACTCCCGCAGAAAACGGAGCCCTGAGACCCATCCGCGCCATTTACGCACCCCCGATCTCATCCCTTTTCTCTGCGAAACTCTAGGGATCAAGCCCTACAAAAACGCCGCCAAAGACCCTCACCAAGCCCTCGAAGCCGACATTATTCCCCGATCGTTCCTATTACCCACTGCCAAAAAACAGCCCCTCCCCTCCTGGGAAATGGCCCGGTATCTAGAAGCCGAATTGCCCGATCGCTACGAGTGGCAATACTGGGAAATTGATTGTTACGCAACCGTCATTTACCTAAATTATAAAACCAACGTCAACAACGTCATTAAATTCCTGAACGATTTGCATTTCCTCACACAATATCGCCTGAGTGATGTGCAAATGGGAGCTGACCTCTTGTTTTGGTATCACTATACCCAACGCTTCAAACAAGTGATTCTGCGCGATCAATACATTCCCGCCTTGAAATATCGCGAAATCACACCAGCCAGCCCCACCCCACCCCGCAAAACCACCCGATCGAAACCCGCGATCGCCGCAGCCCCTCCAGCCTTTGAAATCCATCCCGGCTGGGAAATTATTTCCGAGCAGTATGACACCCTGATTCAGACGGCCATCAGCCAGATGCCGTTACTCTGCTGTGCCGGATTTGCCGATCCCTCCGAACAAGCGTGCTTCTACGATCGGGAAACCCTGTTGCGCCACTTTTCCGAATGCCTGTTAGATGAAATTCTGATTCACACCCCCCGACCAACCGCACTGGAGAAAAAAATTCAGGGCACCCTCCTCCATGCCTGCCTCGACCCCAGCGATCCGTGGACAACCGCCGCCGCCCTAGGCTTGTATGAACAATGGCAACAATGGCGCGATCGCATCAACCAATCCCAAGCACCGGAAAATTTCAACCTCTGCTTTCAACTAGACGAACCCCAAGACCCAGACGATCCCTGGGAACTCGTCTTTCAAGCCTCCCCCAAAACCGATCCCTCCCACCGCATCGACCTGGGGCTTTATTGGCGCACCCATCGCAAAGATCGCCACAAACTCGGACTTGGCCAAGACTTTGAACAAAGCCTCCTGCTCCACCTTGGGTATGCTGCTCGCATTTATCCCAAACTCTGGGCAGGGTTAGAAACCGATCGCCCCAGCGAAATCACCCTCAACCTCAGCGAAGCCTTTGACTTTTTACAGGAATCCGCCTGGGTACTGGAAGCCGCTGGGTACCAAGTGCTCGTGCCGACTTGGTGGACACCCAAAGGCAGGCAACGCGCCAAAGTACGACTGAGAGCCCATACCCAGCCCAAATCCAGCAGCGAATCCACAGGCTACTTTTCCGCAACAGCCCTCGCCTCCTACGACTACGAACTCGCCATCGGCGATCAGACCATTAGCGAACGGGAATGGCAAACCCTGGTCAATAGCAAAATGCCCATGGTGCAATTCCGAGGGAAATGGATGGTATTAGACCAGGCCAAAATGAAACAAATGCTAGAGTTTTGGAAAAAAGAACGGGAACAGAAACCGGAACTCAGCTTGATCGACTTAATGAAATTTTCCGCTGGCAGTGACGATGATGTGGACCTAGCCGTCGATCACGATCGCACCCTGTCAGCCATGATCGATCGATTAAACCATCCCACCCAGATGGAAGAAATTGCCGATCCCCCAACCTTTCAGGGGCAGCTCCGTCCCTACCAACGGCGCGGCGTTTCCTGGCTAGTCTATTTAGAAAGCCTCGGACTCAACGGCTGTCTGGCAGACGACATGGGCATGGGCAAATCCGCCCAAGTCATCGCCCGTTTGGTCTATGAACGCGAACAGGGTCATCCAAAATCGCCAACCCGTCGTAGGAATGCTTCCACGATCGATCGACCGATCGACCTCGCCCCCACCCTCTTGATTGCCCCCACCTCCGTCGTTGGCAACTGGGGCAAAGAAATCGAAAAATTTGCCCCCCACCTGCGCTTCATGCTGCACCATGGGGCCGATCGCATTCGGGATGCCAAAGCCCTGAAAACCGCGATCGCCGATTGTGATGTCGTCATCACTTCCTACACCCTAGCCCGCATGGACGAAGCCCTCCTGAGTGGCCAAACCTGGCATCGCATCGTCATCGACGAAGCCCAGAACATCAAAAATCCCAAAGCCGCCCAAACCAAAGCCATCCTCAAACTGCCCAGTACCCATCGCCTCGCCCTCACTGGCACCCCCGTCGAAAACCGGCTGATGGATCTATGGTCGATTTTTAACTTTTTAAATCCCGGTTACCTGGGCAAAGAATCGCAGTTTCGACAATCCTTCGAAATTCCCATTCAAAAAGACAACAACCTCAGTCAATCCCAAACCCTTAAGAAACTCGTTGAACCGTTCATCCTGCGCCGCGTCAAAACCGACCCCGCCATCATCCAAGACCTCCCCGACAAAGTCGAACAGAAATGCTACTGCAACCTGACCAAAGAACAAGCCTCCCTCTACCAAGCAGTCGTTAAAGAAATCAGTGAATCGATCGACCAAATCACTGGAATCAAGCGTAAAGGGATGATTTTAGCAACGCTGACGAAACTCAAACAAATCTGCAATCATCCCATGCAGTTCCTCCAGGATAATAGTGAATTCACTGCCACTCGATCGCACAAACTAGAGCGACTTTTGGAAATGATTGAAGAAATCAGATCAGAAGGAGAAAGCCTCCTGATATTTACGCAATTTACAGAAATCGGTGAAGCCCTAGAGAAAACCTTCAAACAACAGCATTACAACACCTACTATCTCCATGGAGGAACCCTCCGAGCCAAACGGGAAAAAATGATTGCCGAATTCCAAGATCCCAACACCGAACCCTCCATTTTCATTCTCTCCCTCAAAGCTGGAGGCGTCGGCATCACCCTCACCCGAGCCAACCACGTCTTTCACTTCGATCGCTGGTGGAACCCCGCCGTAGAAGACCAAGCCACCGATCGCGCCTTCCGCATTGGCCAAACTAAAAACGTCTTCGTCCACAAATTCATCGCCCTGGGAACACTGGAAGAGAAGATCGATCAAATGATTGAAGATAAGAAAAAACTTGCAGGGGCGATCGTGGGTAACGACGAAGCCTGGTTAAGCGAACTCGATAATCGCGCCTTCAAACAGTTGATTGCTTTAAATAAAAAAGCGATCGTAGACTAG
- a CDS encoding phosphoserine transaminase produces MAESLTPPTVKPQRPHFSSGPCAKRPGWSVSNLQDACVGRSHRSADGKAKLAEAIDRSKQILGIPADYRLGIVPASDTGAVEMALWSVLGQRPLDILAWESFGQEWVKDVVDELKLQDVRLLKAPYGSLPDLTTVDFSHDVVFLWNGTTSGVRVPNGDWIPNDREGLTICDATSAVFAMDIPWEKIDVLTYSWQKVLGGEAQHGVIVLSPRAVQRLESYQPSWPIPKIFRLAQKGKLIEGIFKGDTINTPSMLCVEDVLDSLKWAESLGGLSGLITRSTANLQAIAQWVEKSNWAGFLAENAEERSSTSICLKIVDEWFTGLSADDQASIAKKLTKVLEKEGVAYDIAPYRSAPPGLRIWGGATVETSDLEALLPWLDWAYATVKAEATR; encoded by the coding sequence ATGGCAGAATCTCTTACACCTCCGACCGTTAAACCCCAACGCCCACATTTCTCCTCTGGCCCCTGCGCAAAACGCCCCGGCTGGTCAGTGAGCAACCTTCAAGATGCCTGCGTGGGTCGCTCCCACCGCTCTGCGGATGGAAAAGCCAAGCTCGCCGAAGCCATCGATCGCTCCAAACAAATCCTCGGCATTCCCGCAGACTACCGCCTTGGGATCGTTCCAGCCTCCGACACTGGAGCCGTGGAAATGGCCCTCTGGTCGGTTCTTGGTCAACGTCCCCTGGATATCCTTGCCTGGGAAAGCTTCGGGCAAGAATGGGTGAAAGATGTCGTAGACGAACTGAAACTACAAGACGTTCGGCTCCTGAAAGCCCCCTACGGCAGCTTACCCGATTTAACGACCGTCGATTTCAGCCACGACGTTGTCTTTCTGTGGAATGGCACCACCTCCGGCGTCCGCGTGCCCAATGGCGACTGGATTCCCAACGATCGCGAAGGACTCACCATTTGCGACGCCACCTCCGCCGTCTTCGCCATGGACATCCCCTGGGAAAAAATTGATGTTCTCACCTATTCCTGGCAAAAAGTACTCGGCGGCGAAGCCCAGCACGGCGTCATCGTCCTGTCTCCCCGCGCCGTCCAGCGGTTAGAAAGCTATCAACCCAGTTGGCCCATTCCCAAAATTTTCCGGCTAGCGCAGAAAGGCAAACTGATCGAAGGCATTTTCAAAGGCGACACAATTAACACCCCCTCCATGCTCTGCGTGGAAGACGTACTAGACAGCCTCAAATGGGCAGAAAGTCTCGGGGGACTCTCCGGCTTAATCACCCGCAGCACCGCTAACCTCCAAGCGATCGCCCAGTGGGTCGAAAAGAGCAATTGGGCTGGGTTCCTAGCGGAAAACGCCGAAGAGCGCTCCTCCACCTCCATTTGTCTGAAAATTGTCGATGAATGGTTCACAGGGTTGAGCGCCGACGATCAAGCCTCCATCGCCAAGAAGCTGACCAAAGTGCTGGAAAAAGAAGGCGTCGCCTACGACATCGCCCCCTACCGATCGGCCCCTCCAGGACTACGGATTTGGGGCGGAGCCACCGTCGAAACCAGTGATCTGGAAGCCTTACTGCCCTGGTTAGATTGGGCCTACGCCACCGTCAAAGCCGAAGCAACCCGCTAG